A genome region from Methanofollis sp. UBA420 includes the following:
- a CDS encoding ABC transporter substrate-binding protein, with protein sequence MRSVPVAVFLLLLVTPSLAALPCDGNGDDVLSEGEFVSAAFAYLDTEYRNGTGQAPPRDDLADAAFVYYYWGGRPWTWTGAAGSTPSSFDRPVRRAAVMHPFVLETLRSIGYPMENVVGIDSATAQASTFFPEMAGRAVVGSPEHPDTAALLSLAPDAVFVEAGAGGDRAAQAISEAGLPVVRVACSSPASYLGEVRALGDLLGLNDGAAALSRFIDEEEERVRACLAGLHPREAPVVYAEDVVDYTACGEGTPLCEEVKAAGGRPAFSGTETVSDTAVLAADPEYVVKLVGREPYLMGGYGDRIPVRFIEVRNEIGRRPGWSGTRAVKAGQVFVVHTSLVEGPQYFIGRQYLASWFHPDLCADLDPAAVQAEYFSRFQGLPGSAGIYVSGGVG encoded by the coding sequence GTGAGGTCTGTCCCTGTCGCCGTCTTCCTCCTCCTGCTGGTGACCCCGTCTCTGGCTGCCCTGCCCTGTGACGGCAATGGCGATGACGTCCTCTCCGAGGGGGAGTTCGTCTCGGCGGCCTTTGCCTACCTGGACACCGAATACCGGAATGGCACCGGTCAGGCACCGCCGCGGGACGACCTTGCCGACGCCGCCTTTGTCTATTATTACTGGGGCGGCAGGCCCTGGACATGGACCGGTGCGGCAGGGAGCACCCCCTCTTCGTTTGACCGGCCGGTCAGGCGTGCGGCCGTCATGCACCCGTTCGTGCTGGAAACCCTCCGTTCGATCGGGTACCCGATGGAGAATGTTGTCGGGATCGATTCTGCCACGGCACAGGCCTCGACTTTCTTCCCTGAGATGGCGGGCCGTGCAGTGGTCGGGAGCCCCGAACACCCCGACACTGCCGCGCTCCTCTCCCTCGCTCCCGATGCCGTCTTCGTCGAGGCGGGCGCAGGCGGGGACCGTGCTGCACAGGCCATTTCAGAGGCCGGCCTTCCTGTCGTGCGTGTCGCCTGCTCCTCCCCCGCATCCTATCTCGGGGAAGTCAGGGCTCTTGGAGATCTTCTTGGCCTGAACGACGGTGCCGCCGCTCTCTCGCGCTTCATCGACGAGGAAGAGGAACGGGTGCGCGCCTGCCTGGCCGGCCTTCACCCGCGCGAGGCGCCGGTCGTCTATGCCGAGGACGTCGTTGACTACACCGCGTGCGGGGAGGGGACGCCTCTCTGCGAGGAGGTCAAAGCCGCCGGCGGCCGGCCTGCCTTCAGCGGCACCGAAACGGTGAGCGACACCGCGGTTCTTGCTGCGGACCCTGAATATGTCGTCAAACTTGTCGGCCGCGAGCCGTACCTGATGGGCGGGTATGGCGACCGGATCCCCGTTCGTTTCATCGAGGTACGAAATGAGATCGGCAGGAGGCCGGGCTGGTCCGGCACCCGGGCCGTAAAAGCCGGGCAGGTCTTCGTGGTCCACACCTCCCTCGTCGAGGGGCCGCAGTATTTCATCGGCCGCCAGTACCTCGCGTCATGGTTCCACCCTGACCTCTGCGCCGACCTCGACCCTGCCGCAGTCCAGGCAGAATACTTTTCCCGGTTTCAGGGGCTTCCGGGATCCGCAGGGATCTATGTTTCGGGAGGAGTGGGATGA
- a CDS encoding DEAD/DEAH box helicase, with amino-acid sequence MLWTKTALFSMSAVFSSLHPTLQGIIAGRLGWDDLRPVQEAACQAAADGRDLLVVAGTAGGKTEAALIPVIDAVLKGGLPGVACLCLSPLKALINDQEERMLEICTPAGLSVAKWHGDVGKGERSWSGGDPPHILLTTPESLEVILLDRSLRPDLAHLRFVVVDEVHAFAADLRGVQIRCLLDRLDRLAGRPLQRIGLSATVGNPGEILAWLSGPGREAGLVASPVRPGKKQFSFSLAVGKEEQAAAVAGLVAGKRALVFVRSRSEAEGLATALKGRVDRLSVHHSSLSAAVRREAEASLSVPSSCVICTSTLELGIDIGGLDLVVQVGPPTSVSSFLQRLGRTGRRGGAARMAFVLGSDLDLLLAAGAIEAAARREVEPLRPPSLPYTVFVQQLFLALIGAGRLPRRSLLTSLLSSPVLAGIAPDDAGAIVDHLLATTHLAADGPFLMPGPAAEKDFSRSHWSALLSVFSTGAAFRALTPEGEEVGDLDARFVAGGVGTVCTLGGRRWRIIALDPGHRIATVVGEGGGSRASDRRPFWSGSGAPMSPVIARSVQGILARGRSSLPLAKREQAAVRGIATEIGAGIPAEGFLVTECSEGIFVLSCHGGRLNRLLASLLAQALGDGPKVRASDLCLLVEGVTGPDPAGEVYDALCAIRTRPAASIALALPLPDPADWKFGPLLPLPLFARMVAADVHDCDALAEALAAAPVHTGEETISGASSPDFP; translated from the coding sequence TTGTTATGGACGAAGACCGCACTTTTCTCCATGTCGGCCGTCTTCTCCTCCCTCCATCCCACTCTTCAGGGCATTATTGCCGGCCGCCTCGGCTGGGACGACCTGCGCCCGGTGCAGGAGGCGGCCTGCCAGGCCGCCGCCGACGGCCGCGACCTCCTTGTCGTCGCCGGCACGGCCGGGGGCAAGACCGAGGCAGCGCTCATCCCGGTGATCGATGCCGTCCTGAAGGGCGGTCTTCCCGGCGTCGCCTGCCTCTGCCTCTCCCCCCTGAAGGCCCTGATCAACGACCAGGAGGAGAGGATGCTGGAGATATGCACTCCTGCCGGCCTCTCGGTCGCAAAGTGGCACGGCGACGTCGGAAAAGGCGAGCGTTCCTGGTCGGGCGGCGACCCGCCCCACATTCTCCTCACGACGCCCGAGTCCCTGGAGGTGATCCTCCTCGACCGCTCTCTCAGGCCCGACCTTGCGCACCTCAGGTTCGTCGTCGTCGACGAGGTCCATGCCTTTGCCGCCGACCTGCGCGGCGTCCAGATCCGGTGTCTCCTCGACCGTCTCGACCGTCTCGCCGGCCGGCCCCTCCAGAGGATCGGCCTCTCGGCCACGGTCGGCAACCCCGGCGAGATCCTTGCCTGGCTCTCCGGTCCCGGCCGCGAGGCCGGCCTTGTCGCCTCTCCGGTCAGGCCCGGGAAGAAGCAGTTCTCCTTCTCCCTTGCCGTGGGGAAGGAGGAGCAGGCCGCCGCCGTCGCCGGCCTGGTCGCCGGCAAACGGGCCCTCGTCTTTGTGCGGAGTCGGAGCGAGGCCGAAGGACTTGCCACCGCCCTCAAAGGGAGGGTCGATCGCCTCTCCGTCCACCACTCGTCCCTCTCTGCTGCGGTGCGCCGGGAGGCCGAGGCCTCCCTCTCCGTCCCCTCCTCCTGCGTCATCTGCACGAGCACCCTGGAACTCGGCATCGACATCGGCGGCCTCGACCTTGTCGTTCAGGTCGGCCCCCCGACATCTGTCTCCTCCTTCCTTCAGCGCCTCGGCCGCACAGGCAGGCGCGGCGGGGCCGCGCGGATGGCCTTTGTCCTCGGGTCGGACCTCGACCTCCTCCTGGCGGCCGGCGCGATCGAAGCGGCGGCGCGGCGTGAGGTCGAACCCCTCAGGCCCCCCTCTCTCCCGTACACGGTCTTTGTCCAGCAACTTTTCCTCGCCCTCATCGGTGCGGGACGTCTCCCGCGCCGCTCCCTCCTCACCTCCCTTCTCTCGTCCCCTGTCCTTGCCGGCATCGCGCCCGACGACGCCGGGGCCATCGTCGACCACCTCCTCGCCACCACCCACCTTGCCGCCGACGGCCCCTTCCTGATGCCCGGCCCCGCGGCAGAGAAGGACTTCTCCCGGTCCCACTGGTCGGCCCTCCTCTCTGTCTTTTCCACGGGCGCCGCGTTCCGGGCCCTCACGCCGGAAGGCGAGGAGGTGGGCGACCTCGACGCGCGGTTCGTCGCCGGGGGAGTCGGGACAGTCTGCACCCTGGGCGGGCGGCGGTGGCGGATCATCGCCCTCGACCCCGGCCACCGCATCGCCACCGTCGTCGGTGAGGGCGGGGGCTCGCGCGCCTCCGACCGCCGCCCTTTCTGGTCGGGAAGCGGTGCGCCGATGAGCCCGGTCATCGCCCGTTCCGTGCAGGGCATCCTCGCCCGCGGCAGGTCGTCCCTCCCCCTGGCGAAACGGGAACAGGCGGCGGTCCGGGGCATCGCCACCGAGATCGGGGCCGGCATCCCTGCCGAAGGTTTCCTTGTCACCGAATGCTCAGAAGGCATCTTTGTCCTCTCCTGCCATGGCGGCCGACTTAACAGGTTGCTCGCCTCTCTCCTCGCGCAGGCCCTCGGCGACGGCCCGAAGGTCAGGGCATCCGACCTCTGCCTCCTCGTCGAAGGGGTGACCGGCCCTGACCCGGCCGGGGAGGTGTACGACGCCCTCTGTGCGATACGGACCCGGCCTGCCGCCTCCATTGCCCTCGCTCTCCCCCTGCCCGATCCGGCCGACTGGAAGTTCGGCCCCCTCCTCCCTCTCCCCCTCTTTGCCCGGATGGTCGCGGCCGACGTCCATGACTGTGACGCCCTTGCCGAGGCCCTTGCCGCTGCGCCGGTGCATACGGGTGAGGAAACTATATCTGGAGCCTCTTCCCCAGATTTTCCATAA
- a CDS encoding 4a-hydroxytetrahydrobiopterin dehydratase → MPLSKESARPIVPGAAPLTRPEMLALLPDVPGWCLENGRLRRRFVFRSVGEACTFINEVIALGSESASHYPDICLRKYHEVEVSWYTHSSGGLTRTDFVLAAQLGERTGPKGFFR, encoded by the coding sequence ATGCCTCTCAGCAAGGAGTCGGCACGGCCCATCGTGCCCGGTGCAGCGCCGCTCACCAGACCGGAGATGCTGGCCCTCCTCCCCGACGTGCCGGGGTGGTGTCTGGAGAACGGACGGTTGAGACGGAGGTTCGTCTTCAGGTCCGTCGGCGAGGCATGCACCTTCATCAACGAGGTCATCGCCCTTGGATCGGAAAGCGCCAGCCACTACCCGGACATCTGTCTCAGGAAATACCACGAGGTGGAGGTCTCCTGGTACACCCACTCCTCAGGCGGGTTGACGCGGACAGACTTCGTCCTTGCCGCACAACTGGGGGAAAGGACAGGGCCGAAAGGGTTCTTCAGATAA
- a CDS encoding metal-dependent hydrolase, which yields MFLLCHLAAGIVLGLILAGAVGGRRAVVAACALGAILPDLVDKPLGYIILADSVGYGRIYTHTLLFLVLALGVGLLVFWRFRSPIVLAGATGVASHQALDTMWLYPANWLYPFLGSFTAGAESRDLWSLLITELSEPSEWILFAALFIATLLLLKKEFRTALFERTGPLLEKVRLPLGGVLILLAGIMILSGVLALHLIPTGLEKPGDLVLCGLVLGGAGLAILQAHRLRIDSA from the coding sequence ATGTTCCTCCTCTGCCACCTCGCCGCCGGTATCGTCCTCGGCCTCATCCTCGCCGGGGCGGTCGGGGGGAGGCGGGCCGTCGTTGCGGCGTGCGCTCTCGGCGCCATCCTCCCCGACCTCGTCGACAAGCCCCTCGGCTATATTATCCTCGCCGATTCGGTCGGCTACGGCAGGATCTATACGCATACCCTTCTCTTCCTCGTCCTCGCCCTTGGAGTCGGCCTCCTCGTCTTCTGGCGGTTCAGGTCCCCCATCGTCCTTGCCGGTGCGACCGGGGTCGCCTCTCACCAGGCCCTCGACACGATGTGGCTCTATCCGGCAAACTGGCTCTATCCCTTCCTTGGCTCCTTCACAGCAGGGGCAGAGAGCCGCGACCTCTGGTCCCTCCTCATAACCGAACTCTCCGAACCCTCAGAGTGGATCCTCTTTGCAGCCCTCTTCATTGCCACTCTTCTCCTCCTGAAAAAAGAGTTCAGGACGGCACTTTTCGAGAGGACAGGGCCCCTCCTTGAAAAGGTCAGGCTGCCCCTCGGCGGGGTGCTCATACTCCTTGCCGGCATCATGATCCTTTCAGGGGTGCTCGCCCTGCACCTGATACCGACCGGCCTCGAAAAGCCAGGAGACCTCGTCCTCTGCGGTCTGGTTCTTGGAGGCGCCGGCCTTGCGATCCTGCAGGCCCACCGTCTCAGGATCGACAGTGCCTGA
- a CDS encoding DUF1616 domain-containing protein, with the protein MDQEGYYQRIFEGFEPRNVPKNLAIIAICTVASVLCAYLPILIAPTLFTFAMLAVAHWRRAVVPAEKRFVVPFREMAAEAKADLFPENQSRTDRTLSIILVLAILLAIATTLYVLAVPKEGEHFTEFYILGPGGKATDYPTAFAAGSNQSVIIGIGNHEYRDITYTVEVLLTSQAFDPTTNTSSLRDMEIIDRFAVTVPHNQTAEVPFPFTVERTDMNRLDFILFNETVPSDSVWGKDRLDAAYRDLHLWIGVRPPAQ; encoded by the coding sequence ATGGACCAGGAAGGATATTATCAGAGAATCTTTGAGGGCTTCGAACCGCGGAACGTGCCAAAAAACCTCGCTATAATCGCCATATGCACAGTGGCGAGCGTCCTGTGCGCCTATCTCCCGATCCTCATCGCCCCCACCCTCTTCACCTTCGCCATGCTCGCTGTCGCCCACTGGCGACGGGCGGTGGTCCCGGCGGAGAAACGATTCGTCGTACCCTTCAGGGAGATGGCGGCAGAGGCAAAGGCAGACCTTTTCCCCGAGAACCAGTCACGCACAGACAGAACCCTCTCCATCATCCTCGTCCTTGCAATTCTCCTTGCCATCGCCACAACTCTCTACGTGCTCGCCGTTCCCAAGGAGGGAGAGCACTTCACCGAGTTCTACATCCTCGGTCCAGGCGGGAAGGCCACAGATTATCCGACCGCCTTCGCGGCCGGGAGCAACCAGTCGGTGATCATCGGTATCGGGAACCACGAATACCGCGACATCACCTATACCGTCGAGGTGCTGCTTACCTCACAGGCCTTCGACCCGACGACCAACACCTCAAGCCTCAGGGACATGGAGATAATCGACCGTTTCGCCGTCACCGTCCCCCACAACCAGACGGCCGAAGTACCTTTCCCCTTCACAGTCGAAAGGACCGACATGAACCGCCTGGATTTCATTCTTTTCAACGAAACAGTTCCTTCAGATAGCGTCTGGGGGAAGGACAGGCTCGACGCCGCGTACCGGGACCTCCACCTCTGGATAGGGGTCAGGCCACCGGCACAATGA
- a CDS encoding MFS transporter, translating into MAGPDQMTAPRQTAMRLILLLGIVSLLGDIVSNGARSVTGPYLLTLGGSAAIVGLVAGLGEFTGYGLRVLTGLYSDQTQHYWRIVYLGYGLLLAIPFLALTGTWEVAAVLLITERIGKAIRAPARDTIISLAASPVGRGWGVGVHKALDQVGAIIGPLLLSAAILTGGGYQTGFALLALPIVLLFVFLAIGKRAVPEPGIFERSDEDAAVPAARRFVPYATFLFLAMAGFASFPLISYHMKVQGLIADPSIPLIYAGAMAVSTLVALGGGWAYDRIGTRALLLIPLINIAIPALAFSTAPSLIVLGTLIWGAGIGLHETVMRASLADRTATEIRGQAFGYIYAVYGTGWFLGSTVMGVLYEVSVAHIVGFVAIAETMAIIAYFWMRRHARKKAAKFR; encoded by the coding sequence ATGGCCGGGCCAGACCAGATGACCGCCCCGCGGCAGACCGCCATGAGGCTCATCCTTCTCCTCGGCATCGTCAGCCTCCTCGGCGACATCGTCTCGAACGGGGCGAGGAGCGTCACCGGCCCGTACCTCCTCACCCTCGGGGGCTCTGCCGCCATCGTCGGCCTTGTCGCAGGTCTCGGCGAGTTCACCGGGTACGGCCTGCGTGTGCTCACCGGCCTCTACTCAGACCAGACACAACACTACTGGCGGATCGTCTACCTCGGCTACGGCCTCCTCCTTGCCATCCCCTTCCTTGCCCTGACCGGCACCTGGGAGGTCGCCGCCGTCCTTCTCATCACAGAAAGGATCGGCAAGGCGATCCGTGCGCCGGCACGCGACACCATCATCTCCCTCGCGGCCTCGCCTGTCGGCCGGGGCTGGGGGGTCGGCGTCCACAAGGCCCTCGACCAGGTCGGCGCGATCATCGGCCCCCTCCTCCTCTCCGCGGCGATCCTGACCGGGGGAGGGTATCAGACCGGCTTCGCCCTCCTCGCCCTCCCGATCGTCCTCCTCTTCGTCTTCCTCGCCATCGGGAAGAGGGCCGTCCCTGAACCTGGCATCTTCGAGAGGTCGGACGAAGATGCAGCCGTCCCGGCGGCACGGCGTTTCGTCCCGTACGCCACCTTCCTCTTCCTTGCAATGGCCGGGTTTGCCAGTTTCCCCCTCATCTCCTACCACATGAAGGTCCAGGGGCTCATCGCAGACCCGAGCATCCCCCTCATCTATGCCGGGGCGATGGCCGTCTCCACACTGGTCGCCCTCGGCGGGGGATGGGCCTACGACCGGATCGGGACGAGAGCCCTTCTCCTCATCCCCCTGATCAACATCGCCATCCCGGCCCTCGCCTTCAGCACAGCCCCCTCTCTCATCGTCCTCGGCACCCTCATCTGGGGGGCCGGCATCGGCCTCCACGAGACGGTGATGCGGGCGTCCCTGGCCGACCGGACAGCCACCGAGATCAGGGGTCAGGCCTTCGGCTACATCTATGCAGTCTATGGCACAGGCTGGTTCCTGGGGAGCACGGTGATGGGCGTCCTGTACGAGGTCTCGGTCGCCCACATCGTGGGCTTTGTCGCGATCGCCGAGACAATGGCGATCATTGCGTATTTCTGGATGCGAAGACACGCCAGAAAGAAAGCGGCAAAATTCCGATGA